The following proteins are co-located in the Triticum aestivum cultivar Chinese Spring chromosome 1A, IWGSC CS RefSeq v2.1, whole genome shotgun sequence genome:
- the LOC123185409 gene encoding putative 12-oxophytodienoate reductase 5, with the protein MEPIPLLTPYKMGQFDLAHRVVLAPLTRQRSYGNVPQPHAAVYYSQRATAGGLLIAEATGVSDTAQGYNDTPGIWTAEHVEAWKPIVAAVHQKGALFFCQIWHCGRVSTFELQPGGTAPLSSTEKGVGPQMSFDGRLEEFAPPRRLTVEEIPAIVDDFRKAARNAIDAGFDGVEIHGANGYIIEQFLKDSANDRIDEYGGNLENRCRFALEVVDAVVKEVGGHRVGIRLSPFTDYMECHDSDPHSLALYMSTKLNDHGILYIHMIEPRMAIVDGRRVVPKRLLPYREAFKGTFIANGGYDREEGGKVVTEGYTDLVAFGRLFLANPDLPKRFEVGAELNKYDRMTFYTSDPVVGYTDYPFLE; encoded by the exons ATGGAGCCCATCCCTCTTCTGACGCCGTACAAGATGGGCCAGTTCGACCTCGCCCACAG GGTGGTGTTGGCGCCGTTGACGAGGCAGCGCTCCTATGGCAACGTGCCGCAGCCGCATGCAGCTGTGTACTACTCCCAGCGCGCCACCGCTGGCGGCCTGCTCATCGCCGAGGCGACAGGGGTCTCCGACACGGCGCAGGGCTACAACGACACGCCAGGGATCTGGACGGCGGAGCACGTCGAGGCGTGGAAGcccatcgtcgccgccgtccaccagAAAGGTGCGCTGTTCTTCTGCCAGATCTGGCACTGCGGCCGCGTGTCCACGTTCGAGCTGCAGCCCGGCGGCACCGCACCACTGTCGAGCACAGAGAAGGGGGTCGGCCCGCAGATGAGCTTCGACGGCCGGCTAGAGGAGTTCGCGCCTCCGAGGAGGCTGACGGTGGAGGAGATACCTGCCATCGTCGACGACTTCAGGAAGGCCGCCAGGAACGCCATCGACGCCG GTTTCGACGGCGTGGAGATCCATGGCGCAAACGGGTACATCATCGAGCAGTTCCTCAAAGATAGTGCCAACGACCGCATAGACGAGTATGGCGGTAACCTAGAAAACCGGTGTCGTTTCGCTCTCGAGGTGGTTGATGCTGTCGTCAAGGAGGTCGGCGGCCACCGTGTGGGCATCCGCCTCTCCCCATTCACCGACTATATGGAGTGCCATGACTCTGATCCCCACTCCCTTGCACTTTACATGTCCACCAAACTCAACGATCACGGCATCCTGTACATCCACATGATCGAGCCGAGGATGGCCATTGTGGACGGGCGAAGAGTGGTGCCGAAGCGGCTGCTGCCATACAGAGAGGCGTTCAAAGGGACCTTCATCGCAAATGGTGGATACGACCGTGAAGAAGGGGGCAAGGTGGTCACCGAGGGGTACACTGACTTGGTGGCCTTCGGGCGGCTATTCCTGGCGAATCCCGACCTGCCAAAGCGGTTCGAGGTCGGCGCGGAGCTGAACAAGTATGACAGAATGACCTTCTACACGTCTGACCCCGTCGTTGGCTACACCGACTACCCATTCCTCGAGTAA